A part of Neovison vison isolate M4711 chromosome 8, ASM_NN_V1, whole genome shotgun sequence genomic DNA contains:
- the AP5S1 gene encoding AP-5 complex subunit sigma-1, producing MVHAFLIHTLRAPQAQDAGLCRVLYSCVFGAENSPDDPRPRGAERDRLLRKEQILAVARQVDSMCRLQQQASGRTPMDLQPQSSDEPVPLHEAPLGAFRLAAGDPFQEPRTVVWLGVLSLGFALVLDAHENLLLAEGTLRLLARLLLDHLRLLTPSTNLLLRADRIEGILARFLPHGQLLFLNDQFVQGLEKEFSAAWPR from the exons ATGGTCCATGCTTTCCTCATCCACACCTTGCGGGCTCCACAGGCCCAGGACGCGGGCCTTTGCCGAGTGCTCTACTCCTGCGTCTTTGGTGCTGAGAACTCACCGGATGACCCACGACCACGTGGTGCTGAGAGGGACAGGCTCCTCCGAAAGGAGCAGATTTTGGCTGTGGCCAG GCAGGTGGACTCCATGTGCCGGCTGCAGCAGCAGGCATCTGGCCGGACACCCATGGACCTGCAGCCTCAGTCGTCAGATGAGCCAGTGCCCCTGCATGAGGCCCCCCTTGGGGCCTTCCGCCTGGCAGCAGGGGACCCTTTTCAGGAGCCTCGGACAGTGGTATGGCTGGGTGTGCTCTCGTTAGGATTTGCCCTGGTGCTGGATGCCCACGAGAACCTGCTGCTGGCTGAGGGCACACTCCGGCTGCTGGCACGCCTCCTCCTCGACCACCTCCGGCTGCTGACCCCCAGCACCAACCTCCTGCTTCGGGCTGATCGCATCGAGGGCATCCTCGCCCGCTTCCTGCCCCATGGTCAACTGCTCTTTCTCAATGACCAGTTTGTCCAGGGTCTGGAGAAGGAATTCAGTGCTGCGTGGCCCCGCTAA
- the MAVS gene encoding mitochondrial antiviral-signaling protein — translation MTFAEEKTYEYIRYHYSNFVDRIHVLEILPYLSCLTTSDQDRLRASCQLSGNQGTLWELFSSLRRRIGWVESLISALRACELVDLADEVARIYHSNLPGVRNQPPAPVEPQLVPAEVPRPSKPAVAPRAPHNGYREEEPSFPLPVQDTQPSESPEESSKKVPLMPHSGDVLRRPAGPLESSSDMAAFSPLTSSGHQEQDTELGGAHTPGTASSLPSSRGPVSPSVSFQPLSRSTHRASRLPAPSASVPSAGTSSSSMGLASAGGAGDYREAGVCSTGAGVSTSSLTTSIASSRVPASSALDRTVPSKLPASSKPSGAVATNVLTSLPPSKLPINSVRAGTAAPRVPTGLVPEPRMSTSTVPSKAPASTVPSVRSHTPSEETAGAPGPTISTRDSLPEPNPSSSGWESELELSKPGCLASRVDSEPFSGCSADLALSYSKSLDAGPDNAPEENEYQSVDSIRIQVTQDPSVDLLEGNPGPRATPEPLEEEDYIQVSTWAPWLRAAATGVFLTLFLAVVYRRRLLQ, via the exons ATGACGTTCGCGGAGGAAAAGACTTACGAGTATATCCGCTACCATTACAGCAATTTTGTCGACCGCATTCATGTTCTGGAGATACTGCCTTACCTGTCCTGCCTCACCACAAGTGACCAG GACCGACTGCGGGCCTCTTGCCAGCTCTCTGGGAACCAGGGCACCCTCTGGGAGCTCTTCAGCAGCCTTCGGCGGCGGATCGGCTGGGTGGAGTCCCTCATCAGTGCACTGAGGGCCTGTGAGCTGGTGGATCTTGCTGACGAAGTGGCTCGCATCTACCACAGCAACCTGCCCG GGGTCCGGAACCAGCCTCCAGCCCCAGTGGAACCACAGTTAGTTCCTGCTGAAGTTCCACGGCCCTCTAAACCTGCTGTGGCCCCCAGGGCCCCCCACAACGGCTACAGAGAGGAGGAGCCAAGTTTCCCCTTGCCAGTCCAGGACACCCAGCCATCAGAGTCCCCGGAAGAG AGTTCAAAGAAAGTCCCACTGATGCCCCATTCTGGGGATGTCCTGAGGAGGCCCGCTGGCCCCCTGGAGTCCTCCTCTGACATGGCGGCCTTCAGCCCTCTGACCTCCAGTGGACATCAAGAGCAGGACACAGAACTAGGCGGTGCCCACACACCAG GCACGGCCTCCAGCCTCCCCTCATCCCGTGGGCCTGTGTCTCCATCTGTCTCCTTCCAGCCCCTGAGCCGTTCCACCCACAGGGCGAGCCGTTTGCCTGCACCCTCCGCGTCAGTGCCATCTGCTGGCACCTCCTCCTCGTCCATGGGCTTGGCCAGTGCCGGGGGCGCTGGTGACTACCGTGAGGCCGGCGTCTGCTCCACGGGGGCTGGGGTGTCCACAAGCTCACTGACCACCAGCATTGCGTCCTCCAGGGTTCCTGCCAGCTCAGCACTTGACAGAACAGTGCCTTCCAAGTTGCCTGCCAGCTCAAAACCCTCAGGGGCAGTAGCCACTAATGTGCTCACAAGTCTGCCACCGTCCAAACTACCCATCAACTCAGTGCGTGCTGGCACAGCAGCACCCAGAGTGCCTACAGGCTTGGTGCCCGAGCCCAGGATGTCCACAAGCACGGTGCCCAGCAAGGCGCCCGCCAGCACTGTGCCCTCCGTCAGGAGCCACACACCCTCAGAG gAGACTGCAGGAGCTCCAGGGCCCACCATCTCCACCAGAGACAGCTTGCCCGAGCCAAACCCAAGCTCTTCTGGCTGGGAGTCCGAGTTGGAGCTGAGCAAGCCAGGCTGTCTGGCCTCCCGGGTGGACAGTGAGCCATTCTCGGGCTGCTCTGCGGACCTGGCCCTCAGCTACAGCAAGTCCTTGGATGCGGGGCCTGACAATGCCCCAGAGGAGAACGAGTACCAGTCGGTAGATTCCATTAGGATCCAAGTGACCCAGGACCCCAGCGTTGACCTGCTGGAGGGTAATCCTGGGCCGCGTGCCACCCCGGAGCCCCTGGAGGAGGAGGATTACATCCAGGTCAGCACCTGGGCTCCGTGGCTCAGGGCAGCTGCTACTGGGGTGTTCCTGACCTTGTTCCTGGCAGTGGTCTACAGGCGGCGCCTGCTCCAGTGA